In Mesotoga infera, the DNA window ATCAGGCAGAAGCTATGGCAATGTCAGACAGGATCCTGCTACTGCATGAGGCCACTGTTCAGCAGCTGGGGACGCCAAGAGAGCTGTATGAGAGGCCCGAGAATCAATTCGCCGCAGACTTCATTGGGCTGATAAACTTCTTGAGAATCGAACTGATATCTAAAGGAGACGGTTTGTACGCTAGATTTCTCAACGCAGATGACGATACTCCTTTTGACATAAATTACAGGCCTGAGCAACTCTCTCCCGGTATGCAGCGAGTATTTGCAGTAAGGCCGGAAAACGTGAAACTTGTATCTCCTCAGGAGGGTCACGTGACTGGTAAAGTCAGGAAAAAGGTCTATCTGGGAAACATACTTGATTACCGCATTGTGCTTGGCAAAGAGGAGATCCGGGTGGAAGCTCCTTCTACTGCCAAATATGATATTGATCAAGTTGTCGGACTCAAGTTTTCGGACTATGTAATCTTCGAATAGTTGCCCAAGAGATATTTGCGACCTCGGGGAGTCTCGTTCTTTCCTATGGATTCAGGCGTTTCAGCAAGTGCTCTCTTATCGCTTCAAGTCTTTCGGGCATGTGGGGAAAGCTCCTGTATTCAGCGGGGATCCGTGAAAGATCGCTGAGATCGATCCACTTCACTTCGGAAAATGTGTAATAGACTTCATTTTCATCTTCCGGTTCCGATCCGGGAGAAGGAACCGAAGAACCATCATACTCAAAGTGGAACATCTTCGCAGAGTAGTACAATCCGTCTTCCGGCAGCTCGATCTCGGCAATCATGCCCCGAGGTTCGATATCCAGACAGGTTTCTTCCATAATCTCCCTTTTCACTGCCGTTTCATCAGATTCTCCGGGGAGTTTTCCTCCACCGGGAAAGAGCCAGTCGTCAGGTCTGCCGTCGTTCCCCGTGTGTTTTATCATCAATACCTTCATATCTTCTGAGATGATGCCTTCAAGTCTGTAAGATCTCTCCACAACTCTTTCGAGAATCGCTTTCTTTGCTCTCACAATATCAGTGTCCTTATTCTCTCTTGTGAGTTCTGCGGAAAGCTTCGCCATCTTCTCCAGAGCCGCTCTCAGAGAGTCGAAACTCATTGTAGCGAAGCATTCGCAAAAGCTCCTGTACTCACCTTCACTCATAAAGCTCTCAAGAAGCCTGGGAGAATACAGGTGGTCTGTTTTCTTGTGTAACAGAGAGAAGAGTCTGGAGAGAAAGAGGAGATTCGTGCTGTGTAGTGTGCCAGCCCTGAAAAGATCCTTTCTGCTGAGGACTCCCCACTCCATGATGATTCCATTTGCGAGTTCCAGGTAGTTCTGCTTGAATGAAGCTTCTTCATCGATCAAGGGTCTTGTCTTGCAGAATTCTTCAATCTTCTTCCTGA includes these proteins:
- a CDS encoding ABC transporter ATP-binding protein translates to GQQQRVALARALIMEPDVMLLDEPLSNLDAKLREEMRFEIKDIQRRIGVTIIYVTHDQAEAMAMSDRILLLHEATVQQLGTPRELYERPENQFAADFIGLINFLRIELISKGDGLYARFLNADDDTPFDINYRPEQLSPGMQRVFAVRPENVKLVSPQEGHVTGKVRKKVYLGNILDYRIVLGKEEIRVEAPSTAKYDIDQVVGLKFSDYVIFE
- a CDS encoding NUDIX domain-containing protein yields the protein MEMQKDEFYRQSKNPKNLHILNKIVDAAREDRRIVSVISYGSYTREDFDKFSDIEFYIFIRDDSADTFNDEQWLRETIPVEFYFTNFYGVKTAVFSKFFVRGEFHFHSEREISVLDSWKGVVLPGRVEKTVLLDKSGAFRKKIEEFCKTRPLIDEEASFKQNYLELANGIIMEWGVLSRKDLFRAGTLHSTNLLFLSRLFSLLHKKTDHLYSPRLLESFMSEGEYRSFCECFATMSFDSLRAALEKMAKLSAELTRENKDTDIVRAKKAILERVVERSYRLEGIISEDMKVLMIKHTGNDGRPDDWLFPGGGKLPGESDETAVKREIMEETCLDIEPRGMIAEIELPEDGLYYSAKMFHFEYDGSSVPSPGSEPEDENEVYYTFSEVKWIDLSDLSRIPAEYRSFPHMPERLEAIREHLLKRLNP